Proteins from one Pseudomonas bijieensis genomic window:
- a CDS encoding ATP-binding protein, whose protein sequence is MSKIRAKDRDAVIQSLRAGVVPRVGQHLIQVGRAGELDSLLKDVDRLADGGSAFRVVVGEYGAGKTFFLNLVRGIAMERKLVTMHADLNPDRRLHASGGQARSLYSELAKNMATRTKPEGGALQGIVEKFISQAKTEAKTEGVESEAVIREYLAELTEMVNGYDFADVIAAYCRGFEEGNEQLKADAIRWLRGEFSTKTDARAALGVRTIVDDASVYDQLKLLSRFVRLAGFGGLMVCLDELVNLYKLANTQARNANYEQILRILNDSLQGSAEGLGFVLGGTPEFLMDTRRGLYSYPALQSRLAENSFAKSGLVDLSGPVIRLSSLTPEDFYVLLQKLRNVYAYGEPEKFLLPDEAIPAFMAHCNQRLGEAYFRTPRTTITAFINLLAVIEQNPTADWRTLLGAVELTKDEAGQQDLEVEADDELASFKL, encoded by the coding sequence ATGAGTAAGATACGAGCCAAGGATCGCGACGCGGTCATTCAATCGCTGCGTGCGGGCGTAGTGCCCCGTGTTGGGCAGCATCTCATCCAGGTAGGTCGAGCGGGTGAACTCGATTCGCTGCTCAAAGATGTGGATCGTCTCGCGGATGGCGGCTCGGCTTTTCGCGTCGTCGTTGGCGAGTACGGCGCGGGCAAAACCTTCTTCCTAAACCTGGTGCGCGGCATCGCCATGGAGCGCAAGCTTGTCACCATGCACGCCGATTTGAATCCAGACCGCCGGCTTCACGCTTCAGGTGGCCAAGCGCGCTCGCTTTACTCGGAGCTGGCTAAAAATATGGCCACCCGCACCAAGCCAGAAGGCGGCGCTCTGCAGGGTATCGTTGAGAAGTTCATCTCCCAGGCTAAGACGGAAGCCAAGACCGAAGGTGTCGAGAGTGAGGCGGTCATTCGTGAGTACCTGGCAGAGCTCACCGAGATGGTCAATGGGTATGATTTTGCCGACGTCATTGCCGCCTACTGCCGCGGCTTCGAGGAAGGTAACGAGCAGCTCAAGGCTGACGCCATTCGTTGGCTACGCGGGGAATTCTCCACCAAGACTGACGCCCGCGCTGCGTTGGGCGTGCGGACGATCGTCGATGATGCTTCTGTCTACGACCAGCTGAAATTGCTGTCACGATTCGTGCGCCTGGCTGGTTTCGGCGGCTTGATGGTCTGCCTGGATGAACTGGTCAACCTGTACAAACTGGCAAACACCCAGGCCCGTAACGCCAATTACGAACAGATTCTGCGCATCCTGAACGATTCGTTGCAGGGTTCCGCTGAAGGCCTGGGTTTTGTATTGGGCGGCACACCAGAGTTTCTGATGGACACTCGTCGGGGGCTCTACAGCTACCCTGCCCTGCAATCGCGCCTCGCTGAAAACAGCTTTGCGAAGTCTGGCCTGGTCGACCTTTCTGGGCCTGTCATTCGACTCAGCAGCCTGACACCTGAAGACTTCTACGTGCTTCTACAGAAGCTGCGCAATGTCTACGCCTATGGTGAGCCTGAGAAGTTTTTGCTGCCGGATGAAGCCATCCCCGCTTTCATGGCGCACTGTAATCAGCGCTTGGGCGAGGCATATTTCCGGACGCCGCGCACGACCATTACGGCTTTCATCAACTTGCTCGCGGTGATCGAGCAAAACCCTACCGCGGATTGGCGAACTTTGCTGGGCGCCGTGGAGCTGACCAAGGATGAGGCCGGGCAGCAAGATCTTGAAGTTGAGGCCGACGATGAGCTCGCCAGCTTCAAGCTCTGA
- a CDS encoding helix-turn-helix domain-containing protein, producing MSLKAAFATVLKTMRISRGLTHKDMAVASSRGYMLKLEHGLSSPTVEKLTAIGDAMGLSPLTLFTLTLSVESGQPIDTLVQRLKADVADLEANGALSGLVVSSATPICITKPSSARRHKAIYPSSQAELCFAE from the coding sequence ATGTCGCTGAAAGCAGCTTTCGCCACTGTACTGAAAACCATGCGCATTAGCCGCGGGTTGACGCATAAGGATATGGCAGTAGCGAGCAGCCGTGGCTACATGCTGAAGCTGGAACACGGCCTATCAAGCCCTACGGTAGAGAAGCTGACTGCGATAGGTGATGCGATGGGGCTCAGCCCTTTGACGCTTTTCACACTGACGTTGAGTGTGGAGAGCGGTCAACCGATTGATACCCTGGTACAGAGGTTGAAAGCTGACGTTGCAGATCTGGAGGCCAATGGCGCGCTCAGCGGCCTAGTAGTCTCATCAGCGACACCTATCTGCATAACAAAGCCCTCGTCGGCACGCCGGCACAAGGCTATTTACCCGTCATCTCAAGCTGAACTGTGCTTTGCCGAGTAG
- a CDS encoding ATP-dependent nuclease translates to MYLSALKIENFRQFGHGDHALNIQFNEGVTALVGENDAGKTAVIDAIRYVLQTRDAEYLRLQLEDFHISSGGIQAENITLRCTLEGLSSAELGAFAEYVTYTGGVGRLYVHWSARRVVASASTRKWVDISVRSGENGEGPSLDVGVRQLLATAYLKPLRDAEREMSPGRNSRLSQVLSSFPNIDAGDSFDPAALPTDLTDAEALSIAGMGDFLRHLVNRHSAIVSAQTEINDTYLRPLSLAGQPLTSRIGFGEAGTDPAKLKQILERLELGLLDHATGEARGIYGLGSNNVLFMACELLLLGKEPDGLPLLLIEEPEAHLHPQRQLQLMEFLEAAAKPSTELRPVQVILSTHSPNLSSKIPLQNLVLMQRQRAFSLAEDQTCLASDDYRFLSRFLDVTKAGLFFAKGLLVVEGDAEAILLPSLARRLGKDLTKHGVSIINVGGVGLRRYSKILQRKDTSKGEITVPTACITDMDVMPDCAPEIRGLKGVKGPVWPDIAKRRWRARKDFGSTPAEVERGLKAHREKRGESDGQCVRTFVADHWTLEYDLALKGFSKEVHHAAYLAIYEEKIDKGTETKAGLLKKAQTAFEKIQTTHATEEARCSAIYKLFNRASKAIAAQYLIDFIDQGFEKGSMDATTLRGKLPTYVVHAIEYATGGSALATTSSPAHPLMVPAAPAGSTDPLEEAAE, encoded by the coding sequence GTGTACCTTTCGGCTTTGAAAATCGAAAATTTCCGCCAGTTCGGCCATGGTGATCATGCGTTGAACATCCAGTTCAACGAAGGCGTGACGGCTCTCGTCGGCGAAAACGACGCTGGCAAGACCGCGGTCATTGATGCGATTCGTTATGTGCTGCAAACCCGGGATGCCGAATACCTTCGACTGCAGCTCGAGGACTTCCACATCTCCAGCGGTGGCATCCAGGCCGAGAACATCACGCTGAGGTGCACTCTGGAAGGACTGAGCTCCGCGGAATTGGGGGCTTTCGCTGAGTATGTGACCTACACCGGTGGCGTAGGGCGGCTCTACGTACACTGGTCAGCCCGCCGCGTTGTCGCCTCAGCCTCAACTCGCAAATGGGTGGATATTTCGGTTCGTTCGGGGGAGAACGGGGAAGGGCCGTCTCTAGACGTCGGTGTACGGCAACTGCTCGCCACTGCCTACCTTAAACCGCTGCGCGATGCAGAACGGGAAATGTCTCCAGGCCGGAATTCCCGGCTATCTCAAGTATTGAGCAGTTTCCCTAATATTGATGCGGGCGATTCTTTCGATCCCGCAGCACTCCCGACAGACCTCACTGATGCAGAGGCGCTCAGCATTGCCGGCATGGGTGATTTCCTGCGCCACTTGGTGAATCGTCACAGTGCCATCGTGTCCGCTCAAACGGAGATTAACGACACCTACCTTCGCCCGCTGTCACTGGCAGGCCAACCCCTCACCAGTCGCATCGGCTTCGGGGAAGCCGGAACTGACCCAGCCAAGCTCAAGCAGATCCTGGAGCGATTGGAGCTTGGTTTGCTGGATCATGCCACTGGAGAGGCGCGCGGCATCTACGGCCTGGGCTCCAACAACGTGTTGTTCATGGCCTGCGAACTCCTACTTCTCGGCAAAGAACCCGATGGACTCCCGCTGCTCCTTATCGAGGAGCCGGAGGCTCACCTGCACCCGCAACGTCAGCTCCAGTTGATGGAGTTCCTCGAAGCCGCGGCAAAGCCCTCCACGGAGTTAAGGCCGGTTCAGGTCATCCTCAGCACCCATAGCCCCAATCTGAGCTCCAAGATACCTCTGCAGAACCTGGTGTTGATGCAACGACAGCGGGCCTTCTCGCTCGCTGAGGATCAGACATGTCTCGCGTCTGATGATTATCGATTCCTCAGTCGATTCTTGGATGTGACCAAGGCTGGGTTGTTTTTCGCGAAAGGGTTGCTCGTTGTCGAAGGAGATGCGGAAGCAATCCTCCTGCCGTCACTAGCGCGTCGCTTGGGCAAGGATCTCACCAAACATGGGGTCTCCATCATTAACGTAGGCGGTGTCGGTCTGCGACGCTATTCGAAAATCCTGCAGCGCAAGGACACATCGAAGGGCGAGATCACCGTTCCCACCGCCTGCATCACCGACATGGATGTGATGCCAGACTGCGCGCCTGAGATTCGGGGTCTAAAGGGTGTGAAGGGGCCAGTTTGGCCAGACATCGCCAAGCGGCGCTGGCGCGCCAGAAAAGACTTTGGCTCCACACCGGCCGAAGTTGAAAGGGGCCTGAAGGCACATCGCGAGAAACGAGGCGAAAGTGATGGGCAGTGTGTGCGCACATTCGTCGCCGACCACTGGACGCTCGAATATGACCTGGCACTGAAAGGCTTCTCGAAGGAAGTCCATCACGCGGCATACCTTGCCATCTATGAGGAGAAGATCGACAAAGGCACGGAGACCAAAGCCGGCCTGCTGAAGAAGGCGCAGACCGCCTTCGAAAAAATTCAGACCACCCATGCCACCGAGGAAGCCCGTTGCTCCGCTATCTACAAACTCTTCAATCGGGCGTCAAAAGCGATCGCAGCCCAGTACCTGATCGACTTCATTGACCAGGGTTTCGAAAAAGGTTCGATGGATGCCACGACACTGCGAGGGAAGTTGCCGACCTATGTCGTCCACGCGATCGAATATGCAACCGGCGGTTCAGCCTTGGCTACAACCTCCAGCCCGGCTCATCCCCTCATGGTGCCAGCAGCGCCGGCAGGATCCACTGATCCGCTGGAAGAGGCCGCCGAATGA
- a CDS encoding three component ABC system middle component codes for MNRWDQRPFETKNLFNPAFCAVVLMRSIKAYTTIDPRGMPFSLSLLILPLALHEESRTVILEYARSYLLKAVSVHPQLLIGFPERVTEMMPYGFEAFGVAHQSDCFEVTAEGRLLPKARRLKATVDGTKESMECQQTAILLGKEFARIADRVTVYTAFGIRP; via the coding sequence ATGAACCGATGGGATCAGCGTCCGTTTGAAACCAAAAATCTTTTCAACCCGGCTTTCTGCGCAGTGGTTCTGATGCGCTCGATCAAGGCGTACACGACGATAGATCCACGGGGCATGCCGTTTTCACTGTCACTTCTGATACTGCCACTGGCGCTTCATGAAGAATCGCGAACGGTAATTCTTGAATACGCCAGAAGCTACTTGCTCAAGGCTGTCTCGGTACACCCGCAATTGCTAATTGGTTTCCCAGAGCGCGTCACAGAGATGATGCCCTACGGATTCGAGGCCTTTGGAGTTGCGCACCAATCGGACTGTTTTGAAGTCACTGCCGAGGGACGTCTGCTGCCCAAGGCCCGCCGGCTTAAGGCAACCGTCGACGGCACAAAAGAATCGATGGAATGTCAGCAGACGGCCATTTTGCTCGGCAAAGAGTTTGCCCGAATCGCGGACAGAGTAACGGTCTACACGGCATTTGGAATCCGACCATGA
- a CDS encoding TerB N-terminal domain-containing protein encodes MPRKRKGSGGGPIALYALLFVVALLAQVPKQAWIALGVILGVSALVWAVRRATQAKPYASEDDIVAEIAAESRQVTSPSLTVQFGTSTRERDFHTVQFGSSSDSQSYAIPKPSAKPMGVRWLAEGESITVAGLAIPGGMLYITERATQFGQTEPSLIDATLRVARSPMSLTERQMPYWPSYRSITPEARRAYLQWLAGGRRQPADAGYVFLFFYGLERRALIDAPSDPQAKAEIPAIKAEVERLLGLYGDNHSFRGYATRFLAHIDAGSVQPQSYMSETTASAADGYELPMSLRVALGQMAVDKYPLPPHWALAWALAEPNISRRTPVTRCPEQFAALFKNEFAKRYPNGLVLPQNKTKLKIAYRPASSGLSIPAAAVGDLPDVAATSGTRNKLQVIVEECTTVLDAYSRYLGRNPDAGDSLEAILQLPTELWPAEAKAELEQLEQRVGGETICMSFAELAGRFKSAGALSRDKVVALARALESKRIGLEPDVLSGSRTPKAEDTIALFAADSDEGTLRSTDAYSAAAVTLDLASAVAAADGDTSLEEVSLLSGHIDSWDHLCVAHRKRLKAHLQIQLKQPPTLASLKKKLEPLTIEAKRKIASFLAHLAQADGEVTPQEVKLLERVYKSLALDPQFVYSDLHSAAVRPSHGVEALTANAALATATQTSESTGSGFALDMDKVARLQQETAEVSALLASVFNEESLTETPSALEPEAPQRQEESTAEQLATVHGLDVEHSAFLRLLVSRPEWSRAELEDAASDMELMLDGALERINDTAFELFDMPVTEGDDPIEINPDILDELAL; translated from the coding sequence ATGCCACGGAAGCGCAAAGGGAGCGGCGGCGGGCCGATCGCTCTGTACGCCTTGTTATTCGTTGTTGCCCTTTTGGCGCAGGTTCCAAAGCAAGCGTGGATCGCCCTTGGAGTTATCTTGGGCGTAAGTGCGTTGGTATGGGCGGTCAGACGCGCCACCCAGGCAAAGCCTTACGCGTCTGAAGATGACATTGTTGCGGAGATCGCCGCTGAATCTCGACAGGTAACCTCCCCCAGTCTCACCGTCCAGTTCGGCACCAGTACCCGCGAGCGAGACTTCCATACTGTCCAATTCGGTTCGTCCAGCGATAGTCAGAGCTACGCCATTCCAAAGCCAAGTGCAAAGCCCATGGGGGTTCGCTGGCTTGCCGAAGGTGAATCTATCACCGTGGCCGGATTGGCCATACCGGGTGGAATGCTCTACATCACCGAGCGGGCAACCCAGTTCGGTCAGACTGAACCGTCCCTGATTGATGCCACGCTTCGAGTCGCACGCTCACCCATGAGCCTTACCGAGCGGCAGATGCCCTATTGGCCGAGTTACCGAAGCATCACGCCTGAGGCGCGGCGAGCGTATCTGCAATGGTTGGCAGGAGGTCGCCGTCAGCCTGCGGATGCGGGATACGTGTTCCTGTTTTTTTACGGGCTTGAACGCCGCGCGCTGATCGATGCACCGAGCGATCCTCAGGCCAAGGCAGAGATCCCTGCCATTAAGGCCGAGGTCGAACGCTTGCTTGGTCTCTACGGGGACAACCATTCTTTCCGCGGCTACGCTACCCGCTTTCTCGCCCATATCGACGCGGGTTCTGTTCAACCTCAAAGCTATATGAGTGAAACCACCGCCAGTGCCGCAGATGGATACGAGCTGCCCATGTCGCTGCGCGTCGCGCTAGGCCAGATGGCCGTGGACAAGTATCCACTCCCCCCGCACTGGGCACTAGCCTGGGCACTCGCTGAGCCAAACATTTCCAGGCGTACACCTGTGACCCGTTGTCCTGAGCAATTCGCAGCGCTCTTCAAAAACGAATTCGCAAAACGGTATCCCAATGGCCTTGTGCTTCCTCAGAACAAGACCAAGCTGAAGATTGCCTATCGCCCCGCCTCTTCCGGATTGAGCATCCCGGCAGCGGCCGTAGGCGACCTCCCCGATGTCGCGGCAACCTCAGGAACGCGTAACAAGCTGCAGGTTATAGTGGAAGAATGCACCACCGTTCTCGACGCTTACAGTCGATATCTGGGGCGCAACCCAGACGCTGGAGATAGTCTGGAAGCCATCCTGCAGTTGCCAACAGAACTCTGGCCTGCTGAAGCAAAAGCCGAACTCGAACAGTTGGAACAACGCGTCGGCGGCGAAACTATCTGCATGAGTTTCGCTGAGCTGGCAGGCCGTTTCAAATCCGCCGGCGCGCTTTCCCGCGACAAAGTCGTGGCACTCGCCCGGGCTTTGGAAAGCAAGCGGATCGGATTAGAGCCCGATGTGCTTTCTGGCAGCCGTACGCCCAAGGCAGAAGACACCATTGCACTGTTCGCAGCGGACTCTGATGAAGGCACTCTTCGGTCGACCGATGCTTACAGCGCTGCAGCAGTGACTTTAGACCTGGCCAGTGCAGTGGCTGCGGCAGACGGTGACACCTCGCTAGAAGAGGTGAGTCTGCTGTCCGGCCACATTGACTCATGGGATCACCTCTGCGTCGCGCATCGAAAACGCTTGAAGGCGCACCTCCAGATTCAACTGAAGCAACCGCCGACATTGGCAAGCCTCAAGAAGAAGCTTGAGCCGCTGACGATCGAGGCCAAGCGGAAAATTGCCAGCTTCCTGGCCCACCTGGCACAAGCGGATGGCGAGGTGACGCCACAGGAAGTTAAGCTCCTTGAGCGCGTATACAAGTCGCTCGCCCTCGATCCGCAGTTCGTCTACAGCGACCTCCACAGTGCAGCTGTTCGTCCCTCCCATGGAGTGGAGGCACTGACTGCGAATGCCGCGCTGGCCACTGCGACACAGACATCAGAAAGCACTGGCTCTGGCTTTGCACTGGACATGGACAAGGTCGCTCGCTTGCAACAAGAAACGGCAGAAGTGTCGGCGCTCCTGGCCAGCGTCTTCAATGAAGAATCGCTGACTGAGACGCCTAGCGCCCTGGAGCCCGAGGCGCCCCAACGGCAGGAAGAAAGTACCGCCGAACAGCTTGCTACCGTACATGGCCTGGACGTCGAGCATTCAGCGTTCCTTCGGCTTCTGGTGTCACGGCCTGAGTGGAGTCGTGCCGAGCTGGAAGACGCAGCCAGTGATATGGAACTGATGCTGGATGGCGCCTTGGAGCGGATCAACGACACAGCGTTTGAGCTGTTCGACATGCCCGTGACCGAAGGTGATGATCCCATCGAAATCAACCCCGACATTCTGGATGAGCTAGCCCTATGA
- a CDS encoding DUF3732 domain-containing protein, whose protein sequence is MKISSIHIYSHDGQRRDVNFEIDGLNVITGRSSTGKSALSDIIEYCMGRSEFNVAEGVIRDKVSWFAVIYQFEDVQVLVAKPAPPRGGDSCRMAMTRTGEFVAPPEYAELIANTDDIAVTSLLSRQLGIPENRTEVAEQHTRVSYEASIKHSYYYLFQKQGLVTSKDQLFYRQSEAFQPQAIKDTLPILLGASTNERYELQTKLRTAQRDLRAHAKLLDQSKQVIGNSRNMAVGLLAEAKTVGILPADHDAGEIEEILVALRMAAQWVPAAMQPQAEDKAPKLELELAKLRKDRREIKSKIEAGQNFERRASGFEREAVEQIDRLASIKALPKNTATGEWQWPFAEKNLGMDTPIAKALISELKSLEVEMQTVLGQRPHLQDYLAEETQRLRDTNQLITEREAELAAVIAANTLLAQAQKQSDAAKYVVGRVSLFLEGYVPDNSLKQQQAEHRRKELRVKELEKALAGIDVDDRLASILNSISAQMGVYNKRFKSEFCNLPARLDLKRLTVVFDRPERQVPMSKTGGAENHLAYHLSALLALHWYCAESKSPMPRFLMIDQPTQVYFPSEEVYKAVDGSVETTEQSDADMDSVRKLFNLLYKFAVEDVPGFQIIVTEHANLRDDWFQNSLVEEPWSKPPALVPEDWPLKSPAGQ, encoded by the coding sequence ATGAAAATCAGCTCCATCCACATCTACAGCCATGATGGCCAACGCCGCGACGTGAATTTCGAGATCGATGGTCTCAATGTGATTACTGGACGCTCTTCGACTGGTAAATCGGCGCTGTCCGACATCATCGAATATTGCATGGGCCGCTCTGAATTTAACGTGGCCGAAGGTGTGATTCGGGACAAGGTGTCCTGGTTCGCGGTCATCTACCAATTCGAAGATGTTCAAGTGCTGGTGGCCAAGCCTGCGCCTCCTAGGGGCGGTGACAGCTGCCGCATGGCAATGACGCGTACGGGAGAATTTGTTGCCCCGCCCGAATACGCCGAATTGATCGCCAATACCGATGACATTGCAGTCACCTCTCTGCTTTCCCGCCAGCTCGGTATCCCAGAGAACCGCACAGAGGTGGCTGAGCAACACACCCGAGTGAGCTACGAAGCGTCGATCAAGCATTCTTATTACTACCTCTTCCAAAAGCAGGGGCTGGTCACCAGCAAAGACCAGCTTTTTTACCGTCAGAGCGAGGCGTTTCAACCCCAAGCCATCAAGGACACGTTGCCCATATTACTGGGTGCTTCAACCAACGAGCGGTATGAGCTGCAAACGAAACTGCGAACCGCTCAGCGTGACCTGAGAGCACATGCAAAGCTGCTCGATCAGTCTAAACAGGTGATTGGCAACAGCCGTAATATGGCCGTTGGCTTGCTGGCCGAAGCCAAAACCGTCGGTATTCTGCCAGCCGATCATGATGCTGGTGAGATTGAAGAGATTCTTGTGGCGCTCCGCATGGCTGCCCAGTGGGTGCCTGCCGCGATGCAGCCTCAAGCCGAAGATAAAGCACCGAAGCTTGAGCTGGAGTTGGCGAAACTTCGCAAGGATCGGCGCGAAATCAAGTCGAAGATCGAAGCAGGGCAAAACTTTGAGCGCAGAGCAAGTGGGTTCGAGCGCGAGGCTGTTGAGCAAATTGACCGCTTGGCATCTATCAAAGCCTTGCCCAAGAACACTGCAACCGGTGAATGGCAGTGGCCTTTCGCAGAAAAAAACCTGGGTATGGACACACCCATTGCCAAGGCTTTGATCAGTGAGCTCAAATCCCTTGAAGTAGAAATGCAGACGGTGCTGGGCCAGCGCCCTCACCTACAGGATTACCTCGCAGAGGAAACGCAACGGCTGCGAGACACGAACCAGCTCATCACGGAACGAGAAGCTGAGTTAGCAGCTGTGATCGCTGCGAATACGTTGCTGGCTCAAGCCCAGAAGCAAAGCGATGCGGCCAAATACGTGGTCGGCCGCGTTAGCCTCTTCTTGGAAGGGTACGTTCCCGATAACTCGTTGAAGCAGCAACAAGCTGAACATCGGCGTAAAGAACTTCGGGTCAAGGAGCTCGAGAAAGCTTTGGCAGGCATCGATGTCGATGATCGCCTAGCCTCGATCCTGAACAGCATTTCTGCCCAGATGGGCGTCTACAACAAACGTTTCAAATCCGAGTTTTGCAATCTTCCCGCGCGACTTGATCTGAAGCGTCTCACAGTAGTGTTTGACCGGCCCGAGCGACAGGTGCCGATGTCCAAAACGGGAGGTGCTGAAAACCATCTCGCCTACCATCTGTCTGCGCTCCTGGCACTTCACTGGTACTGCGCCGAGAGCAAGAGCCCCATGCCTCGGTTCCTTATGATCGACCAGCCCACACAAGTGTACTTTCCATCTGAGGAGGTCTACAAAGCCGTTGATGGGTCAGTCGAAACGACTGAACAGTCGGATGCCGACATGGACTCGGTGCGCAAGCTCTTCAACCTGCTCTACAAGTTCGCGGTTGAGGATGTGCCAGGGTTCCAGATTATCGTGACTGAACACGCCAACCTGCGCGACGACTGGTTCCAGAATTCGCTGGTAGAAGAACCCTGGAGCAAGCCACCAGCACTGGTACCTGAGGACTGGCCGCTCAAGAGCCCAGCGGGCCAGTGA
- a CDS encoding ABC-three component system protein, giving the protein MGRIMSSAIPDSQQGQKAAADRYSAREQGLGYIFQPRFALFQALDLPEDTAILIEKEDDLDFEDASGIKTLASLKHKAVGDRLNDLSIDFWKSVNIWLTRYNANGRIESNFQFFLFTTSTVAPGSFLEFFLHGADTTNALPSVWEVTDATLHTSESKALGNVKVLFSSLSDAEKEDFVSRITIVDDIPRIQDLPALIKDQKMRAIRLEHRDAVFERLEGWWNDLVIQMLCDSDFDPICGSDVSEKLHAFSEEYRADNLPITFEDAEPEAPIEVAADNRLFVVQLRHLQLSQGRIRSAILDYYQAFEQRSVWARQRLTGAGEIEAYEERLTREWKRHRDIIFDDALEVVEEDRSESGFVAAGKKLYTWAEVDAQKLEHLKIRARVTAPYVVRGSYQILANKRPTPPVYWHPQLLDRLTDGSGESE; this is encoded by the coding sequence ATGGGCCGCATCATGAGTTCTGCGATACCTGACTCTCAGCAAGGCCAGAAGGCTGCTGCTGACCGCTACAGTGCTCGAGAACAAGGCTTGGGCTATATTTTTCAGCCCCGTTTTGCGTTGTTCCAAGCGCTGGATCTCCCAGAAGACACTGCGATTCTCATCGAAAAAGAAGATGACTTGGATTTCGAGGATGCCTCAGGCATAAAAACCCTAGCATCCCTGAAACACAAGGCAGTGGGTGACCGGCTGAATGACCTGTCCATCGATTTCTGGAAGTCCGTCAATATCTGGCTTACTCGATATAACGCCAATGGGCGTATCGAGTCGAACTTCCAGTTTTTTCTGTTCACCACCTCAACCGTGGCACCCGGATCCTTCCTGGAATTTTTTCTCCATGGCGCCGATACGACCAACGCTCTACCCAGCGTATGGGAAGTGACGGATGCCACGCTGCACACCAGTGAATCCAAGGCACTTGGGAATGTGAAGGTGCTGTTCTCGAGCCTGTCCGACGCCGAGAAAGAAGACTTTGTCTCCAGGATCACCATCGTCGACGACATTCCGAGGATTCAAGACCTTCCGGCGCTTATCAAAGACCAAAAAATGCGCGCAATTCGTCTTGAACATCGAGACGCGGTTTTTGAGCGCCTAGAGGGTTGGTGGAACGACTTGGTCATCCAAATGCTGTGTGACTCTGACTTTGATCCGATCTGCGGTTCTGACGTATCAGAGAAGCTCCATGCGTTCAGCGAGGAGTATCGCGCCGATAACCTGCCCATCACATTTGAAGACGCTGAGCCCGAAGCGCCAATTGAAGTGGCAGCCGATAACCGCCTGTTTGTCGTCCAGCTACGGCACCTGCAGCTCAGTCAAGGCCGGATTAGGAGCGCAATACTCGATTACTACCAGGCTTTCGAACAGCGATCGGTTTGGGCACGCCAGCGCTTAACAGGAGCCGGAGAAATCGAAGCCTACGAGGAGCGGCTAACCAGGGAGTGGAAGCGACACCGGGACATCATCTTTGATGACGCATTGGAAGTGGTTGAAGAAGACCGTTCTGAGTCCGGTTTCGTGGCTGCTGGGAAGAAGCTATACACCTGGGCAGAGGTCGATGCTCAAAAACTGGAACACCTTAAGATTCGAGCCCGTGTTACGGCCCCTTACGTGGTGCGAGGCAGCTACCAGATCCTCGCCAATAAACGCCCGACACCTCCCGTGTACTGGCATCCACAACTCTTGGATCGCCTTACTGACGGCTCAGGAGAATCGGAATGA